From Rutidosis leptorrhynchoides isolate AG116_Rl617_1_P2 unplaced genomic scaffold, CSIRO_AGI_Rlap_v1 contig297, whole genome shotgun sequence, the proteins below share one genomic window:
- the LOC139882664 gene encoding LOW QUALITY PROTEIN: cold shock protein 2-like (The sequence of the model RefSeq protein was modified relative to this genomic sequence to represent the inferred CDS: deleted 1 base in 1 codon): protein MGERVSGTVKWFSDQKGFGFITPKDGGEDIFVHQSAIRSDGFRCLSENEEVEYVVGTDGGRAKAVDVSGPNGESIQGRSSGGGGGGGRGRGRGGGGYGGGGYGGGGYGGSGGGGYGGGGGGGSGCFKCGEEGHMARDCSQGGGGGYGGGGGGYGGGGGGHGGGGGGRYGGGGGGGSCYNCGGAGHFARDCSQSRA from the exons ATGGGAGAGAGAGTTTCAGGCACCGTTAAGTGGTTCAGTGACCAAAAGGGGTTTGGTTTCATTACCCCCAAAGATGGCGGTGAGGACATCTTCGTCCACCAGAGTGCTATCCGATCCGACGGATTCCGTTGCCTTTCTGAGAACGAAGAGGTCGAGTACGTCGTTGGAACTGATGGCGGCCGTGCTAAGGCTGTTGATGTTTCTGGACCTAACGGCGAATCCATTCAAGGCCGTTCCAGTGGTGGAGGAGGCGGCGGAGGCCGTGGAAGAGGAAGGGGTGGTGGTGGTTATGGTGGAGGAGGGTATGGAGGTGGAGGCTACggaggtagtggtggtggtggataTGGAGGAGGCGGCGGCGGCGGTTCTGGATGTTTCAAGTGTGGTGAGGAAGGACATATGGCGAGGGATTGCTCACAAGGTGGTGGTGGCGGCTATGGAGGAGGCGGTGGTGGATATGGTGGAGGAGGCGGTGGAcatggaggtggtggtggtggaaggTACGGAGGAGGTGGCGGCGGTGGAAGCTGCTATAACTGTGGTGGTGCT GGGCATTTTGCAAGGGATTGCTCTCAGAGCAGGGCTTAA